The genomic stretch gtgggattcgatcccaggtctccaggatcgcgccctgggccaaaggcaggcaccaaactgctgcgccacccagggatcccggcaacattcttttttatgtgtaatattcctgtgtgtgtgtgtaacatacctattttatccattcatctatcagtggatatgtgggctgcttccataccttggctattgtaaataatgctgccataaacataggggtgcatatatcttttcaaaagagtgttttctttgggttaatacccaatagtggaattactggtgctgggacaactggacagctgcatgcaaaagaatgaaaccagaccactttcttacaccagatACAAAAAATATGCTCAAGGGCCTGGGTGACTAAGTgattgagctcctgcctttggctcaggtcatgatcccctgggtcctgggatagagtcccacatcaggttcactgcagggagcctgcttctccctctgcctgtgtctctgcctctctttctgtatctctcatgaataaataaaatctttaaaataaatatataaataaacaaatcgaTCAAACTTAAactggattaaagatctaaatgtgagacctgaaaccataaaaatcctagaggagatcataggcagtaatttctttgacctCAGCAATAGAagcatttttctagatttgtctcctcaggcaagggaaataaaagcaaaaatcaagtATTGAGACTACATGAAACTAAAAAGATTTTTGCACAACaatggaaaccatcaacaaaatgataaCCTACcaaatggaagaagatacttgGAAATGATAGTTTGGtgaggagttaatatccaaaacatataaagaatttgtACAACTCAACATCCCAGAGccacaaataacccaattaacaaatgggcagaggacctgaatagacatttttccaaagaaggcatacagatagccaacagacatatgaaaagatgctcagcatctctcatcaacagggaaatgcaagtgaaaaccacaatgagataccacctcacacctgctagAATTACTAAAATCAAAAAGAGATGACAAGTGTTGATAAAGggttggagaaaagggaacccttgtgcactgttggtgggagtgtaaattggtgacAGCTACAacgaaaaacagtatggagattcctcgagaaattagaaatagaactactatgtgatccagcaatctcacttgtGGGTATGTATCCGAAGGCATTGAATCGGGATCTTGTAGAGATgtctgcaaatcaaaaccagaaggAGATCACACTAGACTTAGATACATACTTTGCTGGTTTTGTGTGCTGTTTCTATTTGTGTGACCTCAGTACCTCAGAGTTCTTTTCTGAAATCTTAATGCACTTTGGTTATACTGAAAGGGAAATCAGAGAATGAGGTAAGAGAGATAAGGGCCAGTAGCGCAGGGAGGCAGAGCACCCCTGGTGGTCAGACTTGATTATGCAGAATGAGGCTTTCCATGGGGAGACCTTTCAGAGCCGCGAAGTAGGAATGGTTTCTCCAGTTCTTGCTTCTTCTCTGAGCAGCAGTACCTTTCTATACAGGTTCTGCTTGCttagggaaagatttttttaaaaaatcatcttcctgatttataaatgatatttggATCAGATCATCAGGATCATCTGTGAAACAGGAGGTCGTGGCAGGACCACAGCATTGCTCATCTCTAGGAGTTCATGCAGCAGCCTTGATTGACGATGAGACCCTTAAGGTTTGTGGAGAAAACCCTCCTCCTCCCAAATTTGGACATGTATACATAGCTACGGCCTTGGAGAAAGAGTTCTGGGAGGACTTCCAACTATAACAACTATTAGCGATGGTATGAGAAACAGGCTGGGGCGAGATCAAGATTTAGCTTCTAATGTTGACTCCAAGTCTTACAAGTAACAGCAGAGTGAGATAAAAACCTGTAttttcataccaaaaaaaaagtgtttcaaaagCACTGAAAATTGTCTAGAAGTAAAGAAGCTACTTGTTGGGGTGCCTGGTAGGCtcactcagtagagcatgcaactcttgatctcagggacatgggttcaagccctatgttgggcatagagcttactttaaaaaaaaaaaaaagaaagaaagaaaaaagaaactacttgTAGAAGGGTTTCTGATCGTATCTCTCCTCTTATTTCAGATGACAGTCATGTCCCTTTCCAGGGACCTCAAGGACGACTTGCACAGTGACACAGTGCTCTCCATCTTAAATGAGCAGCGCATTCGGGGCATTTTATGTGATGTCACCATTATTGTGGAAGACACCAAATTTAAAGCCCACAGCAATGTCCTAGCTGCTTCAAgcctttatttcaaaaatatcttttggaGCCATACAATCTGTATCTCCAGCCATGTCCTGGAACTGGATGATCTCAAAGCTGAAGTGTTTacagaaattcttaattatatCTACAGCTCCACAGTTGTCGTCAAGAGACAGGAAACAGTCACCGATCTTGCAGCTGCAGGAAAGAAGCTGGGAATATCCTTCTTGGAGGATCTTACTGATCGCAACTTCTCAAATTCCCCTGGTCCCTATGTATTTTGCATTACTGAAAAAGGAgtggttaaagaagaaaaaaatgaaaaaaggcatGAAGAACCTGCGATCACCAATGGGCCAAGGATCACAAATGCATTTTCCATCATTGAAACAGAAAATAGTAATAACATGTTTTCTCCACTGGACTTGAGGGCGAGCTTTAAAAAGGTCTCCGACTCCATGAGAAGCACTAGCCTTTGCCTGGAGAGGACTGACGTGTGCCACGAGGCGGAGCCCGTCCGCACCCTAGCTGAGCACTCGTACGCCGTTTCTTCCGTGGCCGAGGCCTACAGAAATCCGCCTGTACGTGAGCATGACAGCAGTTCCCCTGCTAAGACAGGTAAAGAAAATGGTGAAGCTCTTGCAGGAAAGCCGAAAACATGCCGGAAGCCAAAGACAGTCTCCATACCCCAGGATTCTGAGTCAGCTGCAGAAAACACACCACCCCCTCCAGTAGCCAGCTTAGAGGTTAATCAAGAAAGAAGTCCACAGCCAGCTGCAATTCTTCCTCCTTCCAAATCTAACAACGAAGGAGATGGCCGTTTTTCCAAGGAAGATGAAAATAAGTCCTCTGACATGCCTGGGCCCCCGGCTGTGGAGGTCCCACCTCTCGTTTACAATTGCAGCTGTTGTTCCAAATCCTTTGACAGTAGCACTTTGCTCAGTGCCCACATGCAGCTTCACAAGCCGACCCAGGAGCCGTTAGTGTGCAAATACTGCAACAAGCAGTTCAGCACTTTGAACAGACTGGATCGGCACGAGCAGATTTGTATGAGGTCAAGCCACATGCCGGTTCCTGGGGGAAATCAACGCTTTCTAGAAAACTATCCTACCATTGGACAGAATGGAAGTTCATTCACAGGTCCAGAACCCCTATTATCTGAAAATAGGATTGGTGAATTTTCCGGTCCTGGAAGTACCTTGCCAGAAACGGACCACATGGTTAAATTTGTTAACGGGCAAATGCTCTACAGTTGTGTTGTATGCAAACGTAGTTATGTGACTTTATCCAGCCTCCGAAGACATGCAAACGTTCACTCCTGGAGAAGAACATATCCTTGTCATTACTGCAACAAAGTATTTGCATTGGCGGAGTACAGGACAAGACATGAAATTTGGCACACGGGAGAAAGGCGCTATCAGTGCATTTTCTGCCTTGAAACTTTCATGACCTACTATATTCTCAAAAACCATCAGAAGTCTTTCCATGCCATAGATCACAGACTTTCCATCagtaaaaaaacagcaaatggaggCCTGAAGCCTAGTGTCTATCCATATAAACTTTACAGGCTACTGCCTATGAAATGCAAGAGGGCTCCTTATAAAAGCTACCGAAACTCTTCCTATGAAAATGCCCGGGAAAACAGTCAGATGAACGAGTCTGCACCTGGTCCCTATGTGATTCAGAACACACACAGCTCCGAGTTACCGACCTTGAGTTTCCAAGACCGCATCAACACCTTGACCCATGGTTCGGCTGTCCCCTTGGAAACATCTGTACGTCAGGAGGTCCCGGCTTCTGCCAACACACAGAGCACAGAGGGGACCAAATGGGGGGAGGAGGCACTGAAAGTTGATATGGACAATAACTTTTATTCCACGGAGGTGTCCGTTTCTTCCACTGAAAACGCGGTGAGCTCCAACCTCCCGGTAGGGGACGGGCCTGTTTCATCTCTGAGTAATGGCAGTGAGAACGCGGCCTCCGTGATCAGCTACAGCGGCTCGGCTCCGTCGGTCATCGTGCACAGTAGCCAGTTCTCATCAGTGATCATGCACAGCAACGCCGTTGCTGCCAtgagcagcagcagccacagagcCCCCACGGACCCGGCTGCCAGTCAGGCCCTGAAGGATGACCGCAGACTCGAGCCCGATAAAGCTGGCAGAGCTGTCAGCCGACCCAAAAGcgttaaggagaaaaagaaaaccgtGCCGTGTAACAAGGCAGAAGTAGCCGAGGAGCCAAAGTACAGTGCTGATCCCGGAGGGTCGTTGAGCAAAACCACAAGCATGAAAGAAACCAGTAAAATTGAGACCTACATTGCAAAGCCCGCTCTGCCTGGAACCTCCACGAATAGCAACGTCGCGCCCCTCTGCCAAATAACCGTGAAAATCGGCAACGAAGCCATCGTGAAAAGGCATATCCTGGGATCTAAGCTGTTCtacaaaagaggaagaagacCCAAGTATCAGATGGAGGAGGAGGCTTTGCCCCAAGAGAGCGACCCAGAAACCAACAGAGACAGCCCGCTTGGGCTCTGCCAGTCCGAGTGtgtggaaatgaatgaaatgttcGATGATGCCAGTGACCAGGATTCCACAGACAAGCCGTGGCGTCCTTACTACAACTACAAACCCAAAAAGAAGTCCAGACAgctgagaaaaatgaggaaagtcAACTGGAAGAAGGAACACGAAAACAGGAGCCCAAGCACTCAGTGCAGATACCCGGCAGAACCGGACCGTGCCGTGGCCAAGGCCCCGCAGGAAAAGGCctttgaggaagaagaaaacaaggagaTGCCCAAGTTGCAGTGTGAACTCTGTGATGGGGACAAAGCCTCGGGGGCTGGCAGCCAAGGAAGGCCCCACCGGCACCTCACCGCCAGGCCTTACGCCTGCGAGCTCTGCGCCAAGCAGTTCCAGAGCCCTTCCACCCTCAAGATGCACATGAGGTGCCACACGGGGGAGAAGCCCTACCCGTGCAAGACCTGTGGGCGGCGCTTTTCGGTGCAGGGCAACTTGCAGAAACACGAACGCATCCACCTGGGTGTGAAGGAGTTCATCTGTCAGTACTGCAACAAGGCGTTCACCTTGAACGAGACCCTCAAAATCCACGAGAGGATCCACACCGGCGAAAAGCGTTACCACTGTCAGTTCTGCTTTCAGAGTTTTTTGTACCTTTCCACAAAAAGGAATCATGAGCAGAGGCACATTTGGGAGCATGATGGGAAGGGCTACGCCTGCTTCCAGTGCCCCAAAATTTGCAAAACAGCCGCTGCCCTTGGAATGCACCAGAAGAAACACTTGTTCAAAAGTCCAAGTCAGCGGGAGAAAGTAGAAGGTGACATGTGCCAGGAAAACTCAAACCCCCTGGAGAACGCACATGTCAATGACTCGGAAGACAGTGACCAAAAGGATAACATACAAACCATTGTTGAAAATGTCCTTTGAGTGGCGATACatagaaaaatcttcaaaaatataagTTGGCCggtttgttgttttggttttgtttttttgtttttgtttttgtttttttagttagCTGTTTTctcctgttgttgtttttaagttagTTTTGTTCACACAGCAGTGATGAAGGAgtgaaatgtaaaagaaaatctcttttgtGAAAATTCCAGAAAAAGGATCCTAGTATCTACTTTGGGTTTTAGCATTAACTTCATGCAAAGTGCACAAAAATGAAATAGCTGAATCCTCCAGTATCCCAAGTATCTTGTGGAAGTTTATGAAGTTCTTAGCTGTGGTATTTCtgccagtggaaaaaaaaaaaaagagtcgaaCGTTAGCCTAATTTAAAACTTTCTAGTAAGTGCTGATAGGAACTGGCTGCTGAGCTGTCTTTAGTCAACTGGAGAAAACGAGGGTCAGATATCATGAAAACATCATCTTCGTAAATATGTTAGAGGGTAAATGAGCTCTGATGGTCATTTTTCCCATCCAGCTTCTGCACTATTAAAGATTGTTTAAATTAGtggatatatatgaaatatttaatattatagcTGAAAATATGTGTGAAATTGAGTAACCTAAGTAGGACATTCATTATCTAGAACTACTTTTTCTGCAACACAAACcttgtaaaatacatattataaaccACTATGACTTTTAACTGTCCACATCCCCTGTAGAGAATTATAATTGATGAGCAATAGATCTGCAAATAGTGAGGACTGATGGAAAAATCAGTAGAAAGCATCTTGAATCTGGTTTAAGAGCATGTTGTGTGCTTTTAGATGGAATGCTGTTCCCTTGAAGTTATGGCTGAGCTATACTAGAACTGGTGTACTCCAGTCACAGAAAACATAGGTCATGCCTTATCTATGGGGGAGAGCCCTCCCAGAACTTTCCTGTGATGACCTGTGCTGTATATTACTTTGCAGTGGCCTCACCTCAGATAACAAAGAAGGGTCAAATTCTTCTGAAACTCCCTGCAGTCTTCCATCCATCACAAGGCCATGGATGTGGAGGTCTGTTTTGGACAGACTTAGTCAGCCTCAAGGGTTTAAGTAAAACCTGACAACTCCCAATTCCACTGAAGGAGTGTCTAGGAAATTTAGTGCAAGCATGCGTATGGTGGTGAATTCCCAGCCACTTGAAAGTGACAGCCTAATCCCTGTAATCATTAGCCTTCTTGGAGATTATGCAGCCCACAAGTGTACACTAGTATAAACCAAAATGACATCAGAAAGATACCTCCCACCTCAGCCATTAATAACTTGAGTGGGCAAGAGAGGAAGTAGTGACCTTCCTTGCCTCCAGTGGTAGCtttgtttttggggggtggggtggggagatggaatGTGGAGCGATAAGATTCCATCACTTATAGGACCCAGATACATCTCCCCAAAGCCAGACACCTCGTCTTCATGTTTGCAGACATCTAGCTCCCTTGCTAAAAACCCACTTaagttttttcatgttttttttactCTGACCCACACCATCAAGCATTGGCCTCAAAGTCCAATTGCCCAGTAGGACATTCCATCACGTGGACTAGGTTCTGGGAAACTGGAACTCATCATTCTTACGTTTAAACTGCCAGgataggagggagagagaaaacattcCTACCCTTTGATCAGCAGTGTGAGCAGAATCTGGAACCTGGTTTAAGGGTGACCTACAGCCACTCCTGTTCATGGGATTTGATAGATGGAAGCCCAAGGTTACCCAAGGTTGCAAGGTCACCATTATGAAGAAGTAGTTCAAAGGACTCCAGTTCCTCTCTCCAAGTATTGTGATATCTCCATGAAGAAGACTTCATGTGGATTTGGGTGGGCAAGAAGGCATTTAAACACCCAGAGAAGGACATGATCAAAGCTGACCTTTTTATACAGTAGTATTTTGCTGTTAAGTAACCCCAGTACTGCATCTGCATCTAGCTTTGGTTCATCTACTTTCActtacatacagtattatataatCGAGGAAAATGGGAAAACGCAAGCAAATCCAACCTTACTTTATAcgttgtatatatgtatacctgccctgctcacctgggttcttgttaaaaaaaaaaaagagatagtcACAAAGGGCTTATGAAAATCCTTTCTGAATTGATAATTACAATATCGAATAGGCAATTCTGTGATCTACTAATCTGTCTTCTTCAATTAGGATCGTTAATCAGAGAGAATTACTGTGTATTTCAGTCATTTTGATTTGAGGTAACTCTATAAAACGATCACCCGtagtgacgtctcccagccctcACGTGGGAATTTTTTAAGTGGACTTGTATGCTGATGATTCTAGACCAAAGTAAATATGGCAGAAtatttatacatgaaaaaataattttgcagatattttctataATTGTATTATCCGTTTAAAATGTTGATAGCTTGTGTTAGTTTCAGGGAGGGGtgtatattttgataaaaaaaatacttgacttTGTAACTCTGTATATTCTATACAATTTATAGCAGAGCCGTTTTAAGACAGCCTCATCACCTTTTTCTGTTCATTGTGAAGACTTTACCATGAGTGACGTTGAAGTTTGCGTTGAGTACTTAACGACCAACTAGAACCACAGTAGGTGTGCGCAGTGAACATACTGTATGCCGTACAAGGTACATTGTAATTTGCCGTTCTAGCATCTGTATTTCGGTTAGAAGATATTATTAAATGCAGATGTTAAGGGTTGGAAaagcctaattttatttttagaaataacgAATACAAATTTGGTTTTGCTTGATTAAAATAGCTTATTCCTATGTTAAGTCTCTTACATGTTTCACTGTTAATTCCCATGTGCAGCCAAGCAGCAGTCTCCTCTTTGTGGGTCACAGCCTTATTCCACAGGTTctatttgcttcatatatttccatttcctgaCTTGGTTACCTTCCGTGATACCTACTTACATGCTTAGGACtcaaacaaaatacacatttaaaaagaaacaaagcagaaagagaggTGGGTAAGTCTCCTTGTCATGTAGTGCTTAGGATAGGCCTGACCTTGTCGTGATGAACCAGAGAGCCCTGGAAGTGGCATCATTCTTCCCGTGGGCCGTCTCATTTAGGTCTTTCCTGACGCCCCTGCAAGTCGACTTCATCATCCACACTTGATAGTGACTTTGAGAAGATCCCACAGCCAGAGTCAGGATTCTCACCCAGGGCTTCCTGACTTCAAAGcccatgtttttgtttcttctcaacaccttagaggggcgcctgggtggctcagtggttgagcatctgtcttgggcccagggagtgatcctggagtcccaggatcaagtcccacatcgggctccctgcatggagcctgcttctccctctgcctgtgtctctgcctctctgtgtgtccctcatgaataaataaaatctttaaaacaaaacaaaacatcttagAGAAAAATGCTTAATGTAAACCAAGCAGAGAGTGAGGAAAAGAGGCACGAGGTGAGGAATGAATGCCACTCGAGGAGGACAGCCGTTGCAGTGATGGCTTTCAGGAGGCTGTATTGGTCTCAGCTCTCCCCGACACACCACTCCTTTTTTTTACTGACACTGCAACATTTTGGGCATTGGCTCCTCTTAAGGTGTTGGGATATTGCcctataaaacctttttttaaaacctgtacactctttaaataaaaaatttggagTAAAATCATCATTTAATGCTACTATAAATGAgtaatttttcacataaaaaaatgtGTTCCATCATCACAGACTATAGTCCTAACCTTAATTTATTATCTTCAAATGCATGCAATTAGTCACAGTAGGTAACGTGAAAGGGAGTGCCAGTGGCTCAGCACAATCCATCACCAACACAGGGAAAATACCTCAGATTTCCAGTCCTACCCATGGCTGGCCAGTAGCATCAGTTTTTGTATTTGAAGGATAATCCAAATCAAACCCAAACCAGAAATTTGGTAACTGCTGTCTGTTGAAACTAACTTCATTTCACTAGCAAAACAGATTAAACATTGAAGGAATTTGTAACAATTGAGAAAGTAACTGGATTAAAAGCACCAAAACGAATCATGCAAGGCAATCCTATTTGTACATACTGTATTAATTACTTTGGGTCCTTTTATTCCTGTTGCTCACCGCCCTCTTTTCTCGTAACCTATCCATTGATTTGGTTCCATGCCCTGTGTTTCCATCAGATGCTCTTTGCAGAGGCAGTTTCCTCCATACTTGAGAACTCTTCACCTTCCTCTTCCCCAAATCCTGATGGGCTATGGACTCCCTTCTGGAGAGAGGAACCCCACCTTCCCTCTCCAGAATGCACCCCTAGATGATGAGTCTTCAAGTGAGGTGGTCAGTGAACAGGCAAGTTGGCTTCCtgtgcaatttttaaaaggaaactccAAATTTAGACAACTAATGGAAGaactgaatataaaaattatgattacacttttaaatatttcttaaattactaTTTCATTCTTGACATGTAAGATCTCAGTTGTATTTATTTAGAATCTTTTGCTGAAGGGCGCCTGACTGGCTAGgtcaattaaacatctgcctttggctcaggttatgatcccaggtcctgggatcaagccccacattgtttTGGGGCTcaccactcagtggggagtcttcttctccctctgcctctgcttctctctcctcattctctctctctctctcaaataaataaaaaccttttttttcccaaaaaaaagttttgctgAAAATCAAGAGCACTTTTTtcccaataattttaaaagttatgacTTCTATATAATAATAGGGGTAAGGATATTATTCCTATTATACAAAACTGCTGTACAGAGACCTAAAAGACATAACAATGCTTATTTATGtagaattttaattcattcaaaatatgTTTGATTTTGAGTCTCAGGAGATGTGGCCAGGGCACTAGAGACATAAGAGGTAGCCTGCACCTTTGGGGAGCTGGATCCGAGGAAGGAGACTGATGAGGCAAGGGATgattacaaaacaaaactctgggcTCCTAGGAGCTCAGAAGCAGATTGGATTGTGTCAGGTTATGAGAGGGATGGCACAGAGCGAGGGCTGAGGGAGCCTGGGCTTCCCGGTGGAGCAGGCCTGGGTAGGGGTGGCTAAAACAGAGGAGCACGGGTGAGGGCAGATTGCTCTGCAAACCTGGGGTTTGGGTGGTGAGCCAGGAGAGGCACACAGAGGACACATCAGCAGGACCTCATGGGCCTTGCCAGAGAATCTGTACTTCTGACGCTGACAGAGGAtgggggagcagaggagcagcTGAGTGCTAGGACAGAAAGTCAGAGACAGGTCCGAGAAGGTCCAAGCAACGTGAGAGGCCACGGGAAGGCTTCCACAGACAGGAAATGATCTAATGTGTTTAAAGGCTGACTCTCACTGCAATGCAGCAAAGAGACTGCAGGTCAGTGAAGAGGCTCTCTTTGTTTCCCCCCTTGcgatatatttttgaagaaattatgtTGTTTATCCTGAAGAGTTTCCACAGCCTGGTAATTAGCAAGACCGCTTCCTAAGTTAGGTTATGTTCATCCATCAGGAGACATCTACTGTCTCACTGACATATTGGCTGTACTTTGAAGGTAGATCTGAAAGGATTCGCGAGTGGTTTCGGTCCCGGGAGGTAAGAAAAACAGAGGAGTCAGAGATGACTCCCAAGTTCTGGGTCTGAGCCATTGGAAGGATGGAGTCACCAGCAGAAGACTAGATATGTGGACCAGAAGTTTGGAAGAGGGGACTAACTTCAGGTCTGAAGCCGAAAGTCATGTTTCATTACTTCAAAACATATTTGAGCTAGGTGCTGGGAATACAAGAGTGGGCAAAACACATTGTCCCTGGTGCTTATGACCTAGCAGGGAACACAAAGAGCTAAGCAATTTACAATGGCAATAAGTGCTGTGAAGAAGGGGGGCTATGAGGACATGTAGTGGCACGGGGATGGGGGTCCTAAGTTAGTCTGAAAGTTCAAGGGAAGTCAGCCTTGAGGAAGTACCTTTTGAATGAGATCTAAACAAGGagtaagaggggcacctgggtggctcagtgattgagcatctgcctttggctcaggtcatgatcccggggtgccccggattgagtcctgcattgggctccctgccggaagcctgcttctccctctgcctgtgtctctgcttctcttctctcatgaataaataaataaaaattttaaaataaacataggacgcctgggtggctcagcggttaagcgtctgcctttggttcggggcgtgatcctagagtcccgggattgagtcccacattgggctccctgcaggaagcctgcttctccctctgcctgtgtccctgcctctctcatgaataaataaatacaatctttaaaaaaaaaaaataaggggtaAGAGTTGAAAGAGGAGCAAGTTTCCAGGCAGCGGGAACAGCATGTACAAAAGTTTGCTTCTAGAAGGAACACTGTGCATTGGAAGCCAGTAGTGGCCAGAGTACAGGAGAGATGGCTCTTAGATGACACCAGAGGCCAAATGCCAGACCctgcagggtccccaagtcatgCTGCAGATTGAGATCTTCTACTAAGAGCAACAGAGAGCCACTGAATTGTTGGGACAAGAAGTATTTTAATCAGTTTTGTAGTGTGAAAAGTCACTGTGGCTGAAATGTAGAGAATGATGTGGAGGACAGTAGTGGTCAGGAACGGAGCGGGTAGGAAGCCACTGCAGTGGTCCAGGCTGGAGACAGCAGTGGCTTGGACCATGTATTGGCCGgcaagaggagaggagaagcgAGAGGAGGAGGGCTATTTGGAAGATAAAATCAGCAGCCCCTGATGCTGGATGGATATGGGGAAGTGAGGGCCAGGGAGGAGCCAAGGATGCAGCTTTTGGTTTTGGAATTGTTGAAACGATGGGAATGAAAGATGTCTCCTGTGAAGCTTGTATAGGAAAAGGGGACCATCGTCACAggttgagatgagcactgggcattattctatatattggcaaatcgaatttaaacaaatttttaaaaaatcctggaGAACAACATGATGTCACTGAACGTGGAGTTGGGAAGAGAGACCTCCAGCTGGCTCACGAGAGGTGACACGGACCTACTctagtggctcagctggtggatcTTGGCAAGAGTAATTTCAGCGGTGGTGCATGTGGCTTCTTGTTTCAAGAAGCTTAGCTGGGAAGTGGGCGCCcgggcagctcagtcggttaagcatctgacttctgcttgggtcatgacctcggggtcctgggatggagccccgcgtgGAGCCTCCACTCTTTGGGGagtctgccccttcccctgcttgtgctgtctatCTCTCAGAAGCAAACAAGCAAACTTAGCtctgaaggagagaagaaagagaaaggtgagTGAGTGGAACCTAAGGTTTGGAGACCAGGATTGCGCCGCGTGGGGTAGAGCAGAGGGTGAGGAGGCAAGGCAGGTGAGGGTCTTGGCCCGAGGCATGGTCGTCGTCAAGAGCTATAAAGGCCGGGTTCAACCTATGGGACTAGAGACCTCAATGTCTGGTGGACGCACACAGATGGAGGGGGCCTTCGAAGCTCTTGTGCTACTACTTTTCTGTTTGGCCCTCCCCCTCGCCCTGTTGCGGTGGCGGTGACGATTGTCTTCCTCACCTGAAAGCTGTGGACACAGAGTATGAGGAAGCTAAGGGGCTCGGAGACAGGTCAGTTTTCA from Vulpes vulpes isolate BD-2025 chromosome 11, VulVul3, whole genome shotgun sequence encodes the following:
- the ZBTB38 gene encoding zinc finger and BTB domain-containing protein 38 isoform X2 gives rise to the protein MWQPCSGPANSLPRTHTLMTVMSLSRDLKDDLHSDTVLSILNEQRIRGILCDVTIIVEDTKFKAHSNVLAASSLYFKNIFWSHTICISSHVLELDDLKAEVFTEILNYIYSSTVVVKRQETVTDLAAAGKKLGISFLEDLTDRNFSNSPGPYVFCITEKGVVKEEKNEKRHEEPAITNGPRITNAFSIIETENSNNMFSPLDLRASFKKVSDSMRSTSLCLERTDVCHEAEPVRTLAEHSYAVSSVAEAYRNPPVREHDSSSPAKTGKENGEALAGKPKTCRKPKTVSIPQDSESAAENTPPPPVASLEVNQERSPQPAAILPPSKSNNEGDGRFSKEDENKSSDMPGPPAVEVPPLVYNCSCCSKSFDSSTLLSAHMQLHKPTQEPLVCKYCNKQFSTLNRLDRHEQICMRSSHMPVPGGNQRFLENYPTIGQNGSSFTGPEPLLSENRIGEFSGPGSTLPETDHMVKFVNGQMLYSCVVCKRSYVTLSSLRRHANVHSWRRTYPCHYCNKVFALAEYRTRHEIWHTGERRYQCIFCLETFMTYYILKNHQKSFHAIDHRLSISKKTANGGLKPSVYPYKLYRLLPMKCKRAPYKSYRNSSYENARENSQMNESAPGPYVIQNTHSSELPTLSFQDRINTLTHGSAVPLETSVRQEVPASANTQSTEGTKWGEEALKVDMDNNFYSTEVSVSSTENAVSSNLPVGDGPVSSLSNGSENAASVISYSGSAPSVIVHSSQFSSVIMHSNAVAAMSSSSHRAPTDPAASQALKDDRRLEPDKAGRAVSRPKSVKEKKKTVPCNKAEVAEEPKYSADPGGSLSKTTSMKETSKIETYIAKPALPGTSTNSNVAPLCQITVKIGNEAIVKRHILGSKLFYKRGRRPKYQMEEEALPQESDPETNRDSPLGLCQSECVEMNEMFDDASDQDSTDKPWRPYYNYKPKKKSRQLRKMRKVNWKKEHENRSPSTQCRYPAEPDRAVAKAPQEKAFEEEENKEMPKLQCELCDGDKASGAGSQGRPHRHLTARPYACELCAKQFQSPSTLKMHMRCHTGEKPYPCKTCGRRFSVQGNLQKHERIHLGVKEFICQYCNKAFTLNETLKIHERIHTGEKRYHCQFCFQSFLYLSTKRNHEQRHIWEHDGKGYACFQCPKICKTAAALGMHQKKHLFKSPSQREKVEGDMCQENSNPLENAHVNDSEDSDQKDNIQTIVENVL
- the ZBTB38 gene encoding zinc finger and BTB domain-containing protein 38 isoform X3, producing the protein MTVMSLSRDLKDDLHSDTVLSILNEQRIRGILCDVTIIVEDTKFKAHSNVLAASSLYFKNIFWSHTICISSHVLELDDLKAEVFTEILNYIYSSTVVVKRQETVTDLAAAGKKLGISFLEDLTDRNFSNSPGPYVFCITEKGVVKEEKNEKRHEEPAITNGPRITNAFSIIETENSNNMFSPLDLRASFKKVSDSMRSTSLCLERTDVCHEAEPVRTLAEHSYAVSSVAEAYRNPPVREHDSSSPAKTGKENGEALAGKPKTCRKPKTVSIPQDSESAAENTPPPPVASLEVNQERSPQPAAILPPSKSNNEGDGRFSKEDENKSSDMPGPPAVEVPPLVYNCSCCSKSFDSSTLLSAHMQLHKPTQEPLVCKYCNKQFSTLNRLDRHEQICMRSSHMPVPGGNQRFLENYPTIGQNGSSFTGPEPLLSENRIGEFSGPGSTLPETDHMVKFVNGQMLYSCVVCKRSYVTLSSLRRHANVHSWRRTYPCHYCNKVFALAEYRTRHEIWHTGERRYQCIFCLETFMTYYILKNHQKSFHAIDHRLSISKKTANGGLKPSVYPYKLYRLLPMKCKRAPYKSYRNSSYENARENSQMNESAPGPYVIQNTHSSELPTLSFQDRINTLTHGSAVPLETSVRQEVPASANTQSTEGTKWGEEALKVDMDNNFYSTEVSVSSTENAVSSNLPVGDGPVSSLSNGSENAASVISYSGSAPSVIVHSSQFSSVIMHSNAVAAMSSSSHRAPTDPAASQALKDDRRLEPDKAGRAVSRPKSVKEKKKTVPCNKAEVAEEPKYSADPGGSLSKTTSMKETSKIETYIAKPALPGTSTNSNVAPLCQITVKIGNEAIVKRHILGSKLFYKRGRRPKYQMEEEALPQESDPETNRDSPLGLCQSECVEMNEMFDDASDQDSTDKPWRPYYNYKPKKKSRQLRKMRKVNWKKEHENRSPSTQCRYPAEPDRAVAKAPQEKAFEEEENKEMPKLQCELCDGDKASGAGSQGRPHRHLTARPYACELCAKQFQSPSTLKMHMRCHTGEKPYPCKTCGRRFSVQGNLQKHERIHLGVKEFICQYCNKAFTLNETLKIHERIHTGEKRYHCQFCFQSFLYLSTKRNHEQRHIWEHDGKGYACFQCPKICKTAAALGMHQKKHLFKSPSQREKVEGDMCQENSNPLENAHVNDSEDSDQKDNIQTIVENVL